The proteins below are encoded in one region of Fibrella aestuarina BUZ 2:
- a CDS encoding helix-turn-helix domain-containing protein: MVGNQPHLLKTIREYHQFRNLPRPQHPLISVINVADIQSKGDEEPKTLVQHFYSIALKRMTNGQLKYGQQVYDFEEGVLFFMAPGQVYSINPGAGFHHSGWILLIHPDFLWNTPLAKTIKQYEYFDYSTNEALFLSEKEEATLTGIIQTINQEYQANIDQFSQQIIISQLETLLNYSERFYHRQFITRKITNHQILDRLEALLAACFDGDSIEKNGLPTVQYIADALNVSPNYLSGLLRTLTGQSTQQHIHDKLIEKAKEKLSITDLSVSEIAYALGFEHPQSFSKLFKAKTSLSPLAFRQSFN; this comes from the coding sequence ATGGTCGGCAACCAACCCCATCTGCTCAAGACGATCCGGGAGTATCACCAGTTCAGGAACCTGCCCCGCCCGCAACACCCGCTGATCAGCGTGATCAACGTGGCGGATATCCAATCGAAAGGCGATGAGGAGCCGAAGACCCTGGTGCAGCATTTCTATTCCATTGCCCTGAAACGCATGACCAACGGCCAGTTGAAATACGGTCAGCAGGTCTACGATTTTGAGGAAGGCGTGCTGTTTTTCATGGCCCCCGGTCAAGTCTATTCGATCAATCCGGGGGCTGGCTTTCACCACTCGGGCTGGATTCTGCTCATCCACCCCGATTTTCTGTGGAATACGCCGCTGGCCAAAACCATTAAGCAGTACGAGTATTTCGACTACTCTACCAACGAAGCCCTGTTTCTGTCTGAGAAAGAAGAGGCTACCCTAACGGGCATCATCCAGACCATCAACCAGGAGTACCAGGCCAACATCGATCAATTCAGCCAGCAAATCATCATTTCGCAGCTGGAAACCCTGCTCAACTATTCCGAGCGGTTTTATCACCGGCAGTTCATCACCCGGAAAATAACCAACCACCAGATCCTGGACCGGTTGGAGGCGTTACTCGCGGCTTGTTTCGACGGTGATTCGATCGAGAAAAACGGGTTGCCTACGGTGCAGTACATTGCCGACGCGCTGAACGTATCGCCCAACTATTTGAGTGGTCTGCTGCGCACCCTGACCGGCCAAAGCACGCAGCAGCACATCCACGATAAGCTGATCGAAAAAGCGAAGGAAAAATTGTCGATCACTGATTTGTCGGTTAGCGAAATCGCCTACGCGTTAGGGTTCGAGCACCCGCAGTCGTTCAGCAAGTTATTCAAGGCAAAAACCAGCCTCTCGCCCCTGGCCTTCCGGCAGTCGTTCAACTGA
- a CDS encoding UTP--glucose-1-phosphate uridylyltransferase: MKIRKAVITAAARGERLYPVADTIQKAMLPVIDTDGLHKPVLQAIAEEAFLSGIEEICVVCAPGDGPRYVSAFTSLRDNLVKSFKDVDWAREEADKIDQLISRTQFIEQPEPLGYGHAVHCAKPFVNDEPFLLLLGDYLYVSNLIGKRCATQLIELATQENCSVSAVNPTIEHQIGRYGTLTGKHVPNRSGVYQIEKLIEKPSLSVAELELQTPGLRVGYYLCFFGMHVLTPTVFDILEKHIARGQANTPLTPALQDLADTETYLALEVKGNRYDLSGRNGLLRAQMALGLAGEAHDETLSSMVEILAEANSRKAQLG, encoded by the coding sequence ATGAAAATCAGAAAAGCCGTTATTACCGCTGCCGCCCGGGGCGAGCGCCTGTACCCCGTTGCCGATACCATTCAGAAAGCCATGTTGCCGGTGATCGACACCGACGGCCTGCATAAACCCGTGCTTCAGGCCATTGCCGAAGAAGCCTTCCTGAGTGGTATCGAGGAAATCTGCGTGGTCTGCGCACCCGGCGACGGCCCGCGCTACGTCAGTGCGTTTACCTCCCTGCGGGATAACCTGGTGAAGTCGTTCAAAGACGTAGACTGGGCGCGCGAAGAAGCCGACAAGATCGATCAGCTCATCAGCCGCACGCAGTTTATCGAGCAGCCCGAACCGCTAGGCTACGGTCACGCCGTACATTGCGCCAAACCGTTTGTCAACGACGAACCTTTTCTATTGCTGCTGGGCGATTACCTCTACGTCTCGAACCTGATCGGCAAGCGCTGCGCCACCCAACTGATCGAGCTGGCCACGCAGGAAAACTGCTCGGTATCGGCCGTGAACCCCACCATCGAGCATCAGATTGGCCGCTACGGCACCCTCACGGGCAAGCACGTACCGAACCGTAGCGGCGTGTACCAGATCGAAAAACTAATCGAGAAGCCGTCGCTGAGCGTGGCCGAGCTGGAGTTGCAGACGCCCGGCCTACGCGTGGGCTATTACCTCTGCTTTTTCGGGATGCACGTGCTGACCCCGACGGTGTTCGACATCCTCGAGAAACACATCGCGCGCGGGCAGGCCAACACACCGCTGACGCCCGCGCTCCAGGACCTCGCCGACACGGAGACGTACCTGGCGCTGGAAGTGAAGGGCAACCGCTACGACCTGAGTGGCCGCAATGGCCTGCTACGGGCGCAAATGGCGCTGGGCCTGGCCGGCGAAGCCCACGACGAAACGCTGTCGTCGATGGTCGAGATCCTGGCCGAAGCCAATTCCCGCAAGGCCCAATTGGGGTAA
- a CDS encoding cupin domain-containing protein — translation MNTTYPYTIENSQGERLTFLGVVREPDGDKLLGENFVAPGSGPPMHVHWLQEECFTVVKGTIGYQIQGQPEQFAGVGETILFKRGEAHRFWNAGTDALQCTAWVKPANTLVFYLSAIFAAQKKSNSLRPELFDAAYLLTRYASEYDMIDMPRFVRRVVIPIIYATGKLLKKYDHFSDAPAPVTAN, via the coding sequence ATGAACACCACGTATCCATACACCATCGAAAACAGCCAGGGGGAGCGCCTCACCTTCCTGGGCGTTGTTCGCGAGCCCGACGGCGACAAGCTGCTGGGCGAAAATTTTGTCGCGCCGGGTAGCGGCCCGCCCATGCACGTGCACTGGCTTCAGGAAGAGTGCTTCACGGTGGTGAAGGGCACGATCGGCTACCAGATTCAGGGGCAACCCGAGCAGTTTGCCGGTGTGGGCGAAACAATCCTATTCAAACGCGGTGAGGCCCACCGATTCTGGAACGCCGGCACCGATGCACTTCAGTGCACCGCCTGGGTGAAGCCCGCCAACACGCTTGTCTTCTATTTGTCGGCCATTTTTGCGGCGCAGAAAAAGTCGAATAGCCTACGGCCCGAACTCTTCGACGCGGCCTACCTGCTGACCCGCTATGCCAGCGAGTACGACATGATCGATATGCCCCGGTTTGTGCGGCGGGTCGTCATCCCGATCATCTACGCGACGGGTAAGCTGCTGAAGAAGTACGACCATTTCAGCGATGCACCCGCTCCGGTGACCGCGAACTAG
- a CDS encoding NAD(P)H-binding protein: MNVIVTGSLGHISKPLTQELIEKGHRVTVVSSSPDRKPDIDALGATAAIGTIDDVDFLTATFTGADAVYCMIPPAHFAEPDRRAHYSQIASNYAHAIRQAGVPRVIHLSSFGADLDQGTGIILGAYDAEHILNELTGVAITHMRPTYFYYNLNAFIGMIKQTGRIMANYGGDDVIPMVAPVDIAAAIADELGTPATDSRKIRYVGSDERTGHEVARVLGAAIGQPDLAWVLISDEQVQQGMEANGLPSILATGLVEMYTSLRSGAMATDYYRHKPALGSVKLEAFASEFATAFNQPS, encoded by the coding sequence ATGAACGTTATCGTAACCGGGTCGCTGGGCCATATCAGCAAGCCCCTGACGCAGGAATTAATTGAGAAAGGACACCGGGTCACGGTGGTCAGCAGCAGCCCCGACCGGAAACCCGACATCGACGCGCTGGGGGCTACCGCCGCTATTGGCACCATCGACGACGTGGACTTCCTGACAGCCACCTTCACGGGTGCCGATGCGGTCTATTGCATGATCCCGCCGGCCCACTTCGCCGAGCCTGATCGCCGGGCGCATTACAGCCAGATCGCGAGCAACTACGCCCACGCTATCCGGCAGGCGGGCGTGCCGCGGGTGATTCACCTGAGCAGCTTTGGCGCCGACCTCGACCAGGGCACAGGGATTATTCTGGGGGCGTATGACGCCGAACACATTCTGAACGAACTGACCGGGGTCGCGATCACGCATATGCGCCCGACGTATTTTTACTACAATCTGAATGCGTTCATCGGGATGATCAAACAGACGGGTCGCATTATGGCCAATTACGGAGGCGACGATGTTATTCCGATGGTAGCGCCCGTGGATATTGCCGCCGCCATTGCCGACGAACTGGGCACGCCCGCTACCGACTCTAGAAAAATCCGCTATGTGGGCAGCGACGAACGAACCGGCCACGAGGTGGCGCGCGTTCTGGGGGCAGCGATCGGTCAGCCGGATCTGGCCTGGGTGCTGATCTCTGACGAGCAGGTGCAGCAGGGCATGGAAGCCAACGGCTTGCCTTCCATTCTGGCCACCGGTTTGGTCGAGATGTATACCAGCCTGCGCAGCGGGGCGATGGCCACTGACTATTACCGACACAAACCCGCGCTGGGCAGCGTCAAACTGGAGGCGTTCGCCAGTGAGTTTGCTACTGCGTTCAATCAACCGTCATAA
- a CDS encoding NUDIX hydrolase has translation MHAQPAINYIHQLSIDCVIFGYQDKQLKVLVPKLDFRGDFWALPSGYILQDEGIDEAARRILEERTGLRAIYLEQFRVFGNAHRSNRDFMDRLLRQNEARMIERGLDRQALEWVTRRFVSIGYYALVDINKVIPQKNHIDESIEWYPIGQLPTLIMDHHDMVTHALDTLRLHLDEHLLAFNLLPETFTMKELQELYEAIFDKPFARNNFQKKMLDMNVLERLEKKFTGAANKAPYLYRWQRPERALIS, from the coding sequence ATGCACGCACAACCAGCCATCAATTACATCCATCAGCTTTCCATCGATTGCGTCATCTTCGGCTATCAGGACAAACAGCTTAAAGTGCTAGTGCCCAAACTGGACTTCCGGGGCGATTTCTGGGCGCTTCCCAGCGGCTACATTTTGCAGGACGAAGGCATCGACGAAGCCGCCCGCCGCATTCTGGAGGAGCGCACCGGCCTGCGGGCCATTTACCTGGAGCAGTTCAGGGTATTTGGTAACGCCCATCGGAGTAACCGGGATTTCATGGATCGGTTGCTCCGGCAAAACGAAGCCCGGATGATCGAGCGGGGCCTCGACCGGCAAGCGCTCGAATGGGTGACCCGTCGGTTTGTGTCTATCGGCTATTACGCGCTGGTTGACATCAACAAAGTGATCCCTCAAAAAAACCACATCGACGAGTCGATCGAGTGGTACCCAATCGGGCAATTACCCACGTTGATCATGGACCACCACGACATGGTGACGCACGCCCTCGATACCCTGCGGCTGCACCTGGATGAGCACCTGCTGGCGTTCAACCTGCTGCCCGAGACGTTTACGATGAAGGAGTTGCAGGAACTCTACGAAGCCATTTTCGACAAGCCGTTTGCCCGCAATAATTTTCAGAAAAAGATGCTGGATATGAACGTGCTGGAACGCCTCGAAAAGAAGTTTACGGGCGCGGCCAACAAAGCGCCCTACCTCTACCGCTGGCAACGCCCCGAGCGGGCACTGATCAGTTGA